The following are encoded in a window of Solidesulfovibrio magneticus RS-1 genomic DNA:
- a CDS encoding alginate O-acetyltransferase AlgX-related protein, which translates to MQSRSSFFCRVIACLASCLFVTMLVLPTADRYLAFAPKGTIAETDTAPLPSVSADPATWGRWFNALRRGYLDRRYNLRGLLISWNSYMDTFVLASTTPSSKVMAGKEHWLFLAQDGAFRNVIEDARSPEDLPAASVELLATELEHRRQWLEERGIRYLVILAPNKNSVYPEMLPEALRPVRPKSHREQFVEAVRAKGHVEIIDVTSALLEEKKQHNVFYMTDSHWNAFGAYAAYRQIMGPIVRDFPAVKPLPREQFRVEQYAWMAGDLAFMMGLSDYLKEDRVLLFNKEWYKARGLSYDGPVDPHYFEVPQYSFTDNAKLPTAVIFHDSFWWELLPFMAESFSKSLYVWLKPQSEMELRFFDKALIEREKPDMVIEEFTERYIIPPLKGGFRIKNDTAAAQN; encoded by the coding sequence TTGCAAAGCCGATCTTCTTTTTTTTGCCGCGTCATCGCCTGCCTGGCCTCGTGCCTGTTTGTGACCATGTTGGTCCTGCCAACGGCGGACAGGTATCTCGCCTTCGCGCCCAAGGGCACCATCGCCGAGACCGATACCGCGCCCTTGCCGTCGGTGAGCGCCGATCCCGCCACCTGGGGCCGCTGGTTCAATGCCCTGCGCCGGGGCTATCTCGACCGCCGCTACAACCTGCGCGGCCTGCTCATCAGCTGGAACAGCTATATGGATACCTTTGTCCTGGCGTCCACCACGCCGTCCTCCAAGGTCATGGCCGGCAAGGAGCATTGGCTGTTTCTGGCCCAGGACGGGGCGTTTCGCAACGTCATCGAGGACGCCCGCTCCCCCGAGGATCTGCCAGCCGCTTCGGTGGAGCTGCTGGCCACCGAACTGGAGCATCGCCGCCAGTGGCTGGAAGAACGCGGCATTCGCTATCTGGTGATCCTGGCCCCCAACAAGAATTCCGTCTATCCCGAGATGTTGCCCGAGGCCTTGCGTCCGGTGCGGCCCAAAAGCCACCGCGAACAGTTCGTGGAAGCCGTGCGGGCCAAGGGGCATGTCGAGATCATCGACGTCACGTCGGCTTTGCTTGAAGAAAAAAAACAGCATAATGTCTTTTACATGACCGACAGCCACTGGAACGCTTTTGGCGCTTACGCGGCCTACCGGCAGATCATGGGACCCATTGTCCGGGATTTTCCGGCGGTCAAACCCTTGCCGCGCGAGCAGTTCAGGGTGGAGCAGTATGCCTGGATGGCCGGCGATCTGGCCTTCATGATGGGGCTGTCCGATTACTTGAAGGAAGACCGGGTGCTGCTTTTCAACAAGGAATGGTACAAGGCCCGCGGCCTGTCCTACGACGGTCCGGTCGATCCGCACTATTTCGAAGTGCCGCAGTATTCCTTTACTGACAACGCCAAGCTGCCCACGGCCGTCATCTTTCATGATTCCTTCTGGTGGGAGCTGTTGCCGTTTATGGCCGAGTCCTTCAGCAAGTCACTTTATGTTTGGCTCAAGCCCCAGTCCGAGATGGAGCTGCGCTTTTTCGACAAGGCGCTTATTGAGCGCGAGAAGCCGGACATGGTTATTGAGGAATTCACCGAACGCTACATCATTCCGCCGCTCAAGGGCGGGTTTAGAATCAAAAACGATACGGCCGCAGCCCAAAACTAG
- the nadD gene encoding nicotinate (nicotinamide) nucleotide adenylyltransferase: protein MSGTRIGIFGGTFNPVHVAHVRAAIEVAEALGLSAVEFIPSARPPHKIGGKLLDFELRAALCRAAVAGIPGFSVNLLEADRPGPSYTRDTLAELAASRPGQDFCFILGLSDLLCLPSWKDGLGLGRLADLAVHSREGQGIEAFTAFLTTHAQGMGATPTADPAVWTLPGGHAARFVPITRLDVSASDIRARWRSGRRIDGLVCQAVLSQLLTNAETLRTAWGRAVSA, encoded by the coding sequence ATGTCCGGGACCAGGATCGGCATTTTCGGCGGGACGTTCAATCCCGTCCACGTCGCCCATGTCCGGGCCGCCATCGAGGTGGCCGAGGCCTTGGGGCTGTCCGCCGTGGAATTTATTCCTTCGGCTCGGCCGCCCCACAAAATCGGCGGCAAACTGCTGGATTTCGAGCTGCGCGCCGCCCTGTGCCGGGCCGCCGTGGCCGGCATCCCGGGGTTTTCCGTCAATCTCCTGGAAGCTGACCGCCCTGGGCCGTCCTACACCCGCGACACCTTGGCCGAGTTGGCCGCTTCGCGCCCGGGGCAGGACTTCTGCTTCATCCTCGGCCTGAGCGACCTGCTCTGTCTGCCTTCCTGGAAAGACGGCCTGGGGCTGGGCCGACTGGCCGATCTGGCCGTCCATTCCCGGGAAGGGCAGGGGATCGAGGCTTTCACGGCATTTTTGACCACCCATGCCCAGGGCATGGGGGCCACGCCCACGGCCGATCCGGCCGTCTGGACGTTGCCCGGCGGCCACGCCGCCCGTTTTGTGCCCATCACCCGGCTTGACGTCAGCGCCTCGGACATCCGGGCCCGCTGGCGATCCGGCCGTCGCATCGACGGGCTGGTTTGCCAGGCCGTCTTGTCCCAACTTCTCACCAACGCCGAGACGCTGCGGACCGCCTGGGGACGCGCCGTGTCGGCCTGA
- a CDS encoding glutamate-5-semialdehyde dehydrogenase: MEVHMSVAADMEVMARKAKEASRAMAAASGAAKDAFLAGLAGLLETRREGVLAANAADLEKARAAGMDAPRLDRLTLTPAVMDGMAKACREIIALPDPVGAIESMRPRPNGLLVGCMRVPLGVICMIYESRPNVTIDAAILCLKAGNAVILKGGSEALASNLALAGLLREALEASGLPADAAQLVPTADRAAVAALCKLDELIDVMIPRGGEGLIRAVVSQATMPVLKHYKGVCHAYIDSGADEARAETIVVNAKAQRPGVCNALECLLVHVDAAPTFLPRIGDALRRVGVTMRACPRSLPLLGEGAVAAMPEDFGHEFHDLILAVKVVDSLDEALTHIHRHGSGHTEVICTENHDRAMDFLRRADASMVGVNCSTRFNDGGELGLGAEIGISTSKLHSYGPMGLVELTSAKFVVLGQGQVRG, encoded by the coding sequence CTGGAGGTTCATATGAGCGTTGCCGCCGACATGGAAGTCATGGCCCGAAAGGCCAAGGAAGCGTCCCGGGCCATGGCCGCCGCTTCCGGCGCGGCCAAGGACGCCTTTTTGGCCGGACTCGCCGGGCTGCTGGAAACCCGCCGTGAAGGCGTGCTGGCCGCCAACGCCGCTGACCTCGAAAAGGCGCGCGCGGCCGGCATGGATGCCCCGCGCCTGGACCGTCTGACGCTGACCCCGGCGGTCATGGACGGCATGGCCAAGGCCTGCCGTGAGATCATCGCCTTGCCCGACCCCGTGGGGGCCATCGAGTCCATGCGCCCCCGGCCAAACGGCCTGCTCGTCGGGTGCATGCGCGTGCCCTTGGGCGTTATCTGCATGATCTACGAATCCCGGCCCAACGTCACCATCGACGCCGCCATCTTGTGCCTCAAGGCCGGCAACGCCGTCATCTTGAAGGGCGGTTCCGAGGCCCTGGCCTCCAACCTGGCCCTGGCCGGGCTATTGCGCGAAGCCTTGGAAGCGTCGGGCCTGCCGGCCGACGCCGCCCAGCTCGTCCCCACAGCCGACCGGGCCGCCGTAGCCGCCCTATGCAAGCTCGACGAACTCATCGATGTCATGATCCCGCGCGGCGGGGAAGGGCTCATCCGGGCCGTGGTCTCCCAGGCCACCATGCCGGTGCTCAAACACTACAAGGGCGTGTGCCACGCCTACATCGACAGCGGGGCCGACGAGGCCCGGGCCGAGACCATCGTAGTCAACGCCAAGGCCCAGCGTCCGGGGGTGTGCAACGCCCTGGAGTGCCTGCTCGTCCACGTCGACGCCGCACCGACCTTCCTGCCCCGCATCGGCGACGCCTTGCGCCGGGTCGGCGTGACCATGCGGGCCTGCCCGCGCTCCCTGCCGCTTTTGGGCGAAGGAGCCGTGGCGGCTATGCCCGAGGATTTCGGCCACGAGTTCCATGACCTTATCTTGGCCGTCAAGGTTGTCGATTCCCTGGACGAAGCGCTCACCCACATCCACCGCCACGGTTCCGGGCACACCGAGGTCATCTGCACCGAGAACCATGACCGGGCCATGGATTTCCTGCGCCGGGCCGACGCCTCCATGGTCGGCGTCAACTGCTCCACGCGGTTCAACGACGGCGGCGAACTCGGCCTTGGCGCGGAGATCGGCATCTCCACCTCCAAGCTCCATTCCTACGGCCCCATGGGGCTGGTGGAACTGACCAGCGCCAAGTTCGTGGTGCTCGGCCAGGGGCAGGTGCGGGGTTAG
- a CDS encoding class I SAM-dependent methyltransferase codes for MMSIYWENAAAVPSSLELVPEVRALIGPGDRIVDLGCGPGRTLAGLRRDGLGASHVGADCNPPSLALAAGLGLAVVRADLAALPFADASFEVAVLQAVMTTLPSPAARLAVLAEARRVVKGLLCLGDFLRNPDLPYYRARYEAGLAETGEAGSFLVREGGVVLYQAHHFTFEELEGLLSQAGFGVVQAVFAQVATRSGNIVAGVSLAAKAL; via the coding sequence ATGATGTCCATATATTGGGAAAATGCCGCCGCCGTGCCGTCTTCGCTGGAGCTTGTCCCGGAAGTGCGGGCGCTCATTGGCCCCGGAGACCGTATCGTGGACCTGGGTTGCGGCCCGGGACGGACCCTGGCCGGGCTTCGCCGAGACGGCCTTGGAGCGTCCCATGTCGGGGCCGACTGCAATCCGCCGAGTCTGGCCCTGGCCGCAGGGCTTGGGTTGGCTGTGGTCCGGGCGGATCTTGCCGCCTTGCCCTTTGCTGACGCTTCCTTTGAGGTAGCCGTGCTTCAGGCGGTCATGACCACGCTGCCGAGTCCGGCCGCCCGGCTGGCCGTGTTGGCCGAAGCCCGGCGGGTGGTCAAGGGCCTACTGTGTCTGGGCGATTTCCTGCGCAATCCCGATCTGCCGTATTATCGGGCCCGCTACGAGGCCGGTCTGGCCGAAACCGGCGAGGCCGGAAGCTTTCTGGTGCGCGAGGGCGGGGTCGTGCTGTATCAGGCCCACCATTTCACGTTTGAAGAGCTTGAGGGGCTCTTGTCGCAAGCAGGCTTCGGCGTGGTCCAGGCCGTCTTTGCGCAGGTTGCAACCCGCAGCGGCAACATCGTGGCCGGCGTGTCGCTGGCGGCAAAGGCGCTTTGA
- a CDS encoding outer membrane beta-barrel protein, with amino-acid sequence MDALLKKLLLVLAAVSLSLAATAGGVMAQNFSAGSFNFEPRFSAYGTTNPRVNTIMTYGGALNYYVFDNFAVEAEGMGVYMDQTKRFETALGYGSKSDPANGIGANFNVRWHFVATTQASVFAGAGFGGMWADAKTPYNGFENNLTENGEIGATYSLTQQLSLKGSVKYLHIGQFNNQGINAFGGTLGLNVSF; translated from the coding sequence ATGGATGCTTTGCTGAAAAAACTCTTGCTCGTACTTGCCGCCGTCAGCCTGAGCCTGGCTGCCACGGCCGGCGGGGTCATGGCCCAGAACTTCTCGGCCGGAAGCTTCAACTTCGAACCCCGGTTCAGCGCCTACGGGACCACCAATCCTCGGGTCAACACCATCATGACCTACGGCGGCGCGCTCAATTATTATGTCTTCGACAACTTCGCCGTGGAAGCTGAAGGCATGGGCGTTTACATGGACCAGACCAAACGTTTTGAGACCGCCCTTGGCTACGGCAGCAAGTCCGATCCTGCCAACGGCATCGGCGCCAACTTCAACGTCCGCTGGCACTTCGTGGCCACCACCCAAGCCTCGGTCTTCGCCGGCGCGGGTTTCGGCGGCATGTGGGCCGACGCCAAGACCCCGTACAACGGTTTTGAAAACAACCTGACCGAGAACGGCGAGATCGGCGCGACCTATTCCCTGACCCAGCAGCTGAGCCTCAAAGGATCGGTCAAGTACCTCCACATCGGCCAGTTCAACAACCAGGGCATCAACGCCTTCGGCGGCACCCTGGGCCTTAATGTCAGCTTCTAG
- the fliM gene encoding flagellar motor switch protein FliM — protein sequence MSKILDQDEVDALLRGLSGGEIEAENDILEDDSGVVVFDLSNQDRIIRGRMPVLEIINDRFARLASNAMANAMRKRADVNPISIDMSKFGDFMRSLPVPTSINIFKLDPLRGNAILVVDSRLVFAMVESFFGGAGSQPKIEGRDFTPIEQAIINRVVRIALENMEESWQPVHEVHIELVRSEVNPQFAAIVPPSDVVVVVTFEVELENAIGSLIVCLPYATIEPIRSKLYASFQTERLEVDHAWIARFKERLMETPVELLVRFGRSQITGRQLLSLKPGDILMLENDVDELLEAEIQGVRKFQGIPGLVKSNKAFQIVKEEEIRLE from the coding sequence ATGAGCAAAATTCTCGATCAGGACGAAGTCGATGCGCTGCTTCGGGGGTTATCCGGCGGCGAGATCGAAGCGGAAAACGACATTCTGGAGGACGACTCCGGGGTCGTGGTCTTCGACCTGTCCAACCAGGACCGCATCATCCGCGGCCGGATGCCGGTTCTGGAAATCATCAACGACCGCTTCGCCCGCCTGGCCTCCAACGCCATGGCCAACGCCATGCGCAAGCGCGCCGACGTCAACCCCATTTCCATCGACATGTCCAAGTTCGGGGACTTCATGCGCTCCCTGCCCGTCCCCACCTCCATCAACATCTTCAAGCTCGATCCGCTGCGCGGCAACGCCATCCTCGTTGTCGACTCCAGGCTGGTATTCGCCATGGTGGAGAGCTTTTTCGGCGGGGCCGGCTCCCAGCCCAAGATCGAGGGCCGGGATTTCACCCCTATCGAGCAGGCCATCATCAACCGAGTGGTGCGCATCGCCCTGGAAAACATGGAGGAATCCTGGCAGCCCGTTCACGAGGTCCACATCGAACTCGTGCGCAGCGAGGTCAATCCCCAGTTCGCGGCCATCGTGCCGCCAAGCGATGTCGTGGTCGTCGTGACCTTCGAGGTCGAACTCGAAAACGCCATCGGCTCGCTCATCGTCTGCCTGCCCTACGCCACCATCGAGCCCATCCGCTCCAAGCTCTACGCCTCGTTCCAGACCGAACGCCTGGAAGTGGACCATGCCTGGATCGCCCGGTTCAAGGAACGGCTCATGGAAACGCCCGTGGAACTCCTCGTGCGCTTTGGCCGCTCCCAGATCACCGGCCGCCAGTTGTTGTCGCTCAAGCCCGGGGACATCCTCATGCTCGAAAACGACGTGGACGAACTGCTGGAAGCCGAGATCCAGGGCGTTCGCAAGTTCCAGGGCATCCCGGGCCTGGTCAAGTCCAACAAGGCCTTCCAGATCGTCAAGGAAGAAGAGATTCGTCTCGAATAG